A single Vulcanisaeta distributa DSM 14429 DNA region contains:
- a CDS encoding NADP-dependent isocitrate dehydrogenase codes for MSSRVKIPEDGEPIVVQGGVWNVPNKPIILYIEGDGIGPEITNVAIKVINKAVEKAYGSSREIRWVKVYAGEEAERVYGNRFPEETINLITRYRVVLKGPLETPIGGGWRSINVAIRMLLDAYANVRPVKYMPGLESPLKHPERVDMVIIRENTDDLYRGIEWSWDSPEAAKLRKFLKEELKIELEDDTGIGIKPISKFKTQRVARFAFKFAIENKRRSVTIMHKGNIMKYTEGAFREWAYEVALKEFREYIVTEEEVNKLYGGKVPPGKILVNDRIADNMFQQIITRPENYDVILAPNLNGDYISDAAGALIGDIGVLGGANVGDTGGMFEAVHGTAPKYAGKNVANPTGIIRAGELMLRFMGWREAADLIDRAITEAINQKKVTQDLARYMGVQPLGTKEFGDALIEIIDQLK; via the coding sequence ATGTCCTCGAGGGTAAAAATACCTGAGGATGGAGAACCAATTGTTGTTCAGGGTGGTGTATGGAATGTACCTAACAAACCAATAATACTTTACATCGAGGGTGATGGTATAGGGCCTGAGATAACCAATGTGGCCATTAAGGTGATTAATAAGGCCGTTGAGAAGGCCTATGGAAGCTCAAGGGAGATCAGGTGGGTTAAGGTCTATGCGGGTGAGGAGGCTGAGAGGGTTTATGGTAATAGGTTCCCTGAGGAGACGATAAACCTCATTACTAGGTATAGGGTTGTCCTTAAGGGCCCATTAGAGACGCCAATTGGTGGTGGTTGGAGGTCAATAAACGTTGCCATTAGGATGCTCCTAGACGCCTATGCCAATGTCAGGCCCGTCAAGTACATGCCAGGTCTTGAATCACCACTTAAGCACCCTGAGAGGGTTGACATGGTTATTATTAGGGAGAACACGGACGACTTGTACAGAGGCATTGAGTGGAGTTGGGATAGCCCTGAGGCTGCTAAGTTGAGGAAGTTCCTTAAGGAGGAGTTGAAGATAGAACTTGAGGATGACACTGGAATAGGCATAAAGCCAATTAGTAAGTTTAAGACGCAGAGGGTTGCGAGGTTTGCCTTTAAATTCGCAATTGAAAATAAGAGGAGGTCAGTAACGATAATGCATAAGGGTAACATAATGAAGTACACGGAGGGCGCCTTCAGGGAGTGGGCTTACGAGGTAGCCCTTAAGGAGTTCAGGGAATACATAGTCACTGAGGAGGAGGTGAATAAGCTCTATGGCGGCAAGGTACCGCCCGGCAAGATACTTGTTAATGATAGGATAGCCGACAATATGTTCCAGCAGATAATCACGAGACCTGAGAACTACGATGTAATACTCGCGCCAAACCTAAACGGTGATTACATAAGCGACGCCGCCGGAGCACTCATAGGCGATATAGGCGTTCTTGGTGGTGCTAATGTTGGTGATACGGGAGGCATGTTCGAGGCAGTACACGGAACAGCGCCTAAGTACGCTGGTAAGAATGTAGCCAACCCAACGGGCATAATTAGGGCCGGCGAATTGATGCTCAGGTTCATGGGTTGGAGGGAGGCTGCTGACCTAATTGATAGAGCAATAACTGAGGCCATAAACCAGAAGAAGGTCACGCAGGACTTAGCCAGGTATATGGGTGTTCAGCCATTAGGCACTAAGGAGTTTGGTGACGCATTAATTGAAATAATTGATCAACTAAAGTGA
- a CDS encoding 2-hydroxyacid dehydrogenase yields the protein MVGPCIFVSRSNLPSIIYSELNKLPVEIRMWKETGPMWGKQASPPREVWVDVFKNCVGAIVTLGDIIDKSLINEADKLFIISTYSVGVDHIDVKAATEKGIYVTHTPEVLVEAVADLAMGLLIALARKIVLGDRLIRMGGIYDKWGWLLGSEVHGATLGIIGLGNIGTALARRAKAFNMRVIYWSRTRKPHIEFALGIEYRPLESVLTESDFVVITVAATPETRHLINEERLRLMKKTAYLINVARGDIVDTNALVKALREGWIAGAALDVYEEEPLPSAHELTKFDNVVLTPHIGSATYETRERMAEVAVRNLINILMGKRPLYLANPEVLSVRPLQALI from the coding sequence ATGGTTGGGCCCTGCATATTCGTGAGTAGGAGTAACCTACCCTCCATAATATACTCAGAGCTCAATAAATTACCTGTGGAGATTAGGATGTGGAAGGAGACAGGACCAATGTGGGGTAAGCAAGCATCACCACCTAGGGAGGTCTGGGTTGATGTATTCAAGAACTGTGTTGGGGCTATAGTGACCCTAGGCGACATTATTGATAAGTCATTAATTAACGAGGCGGATAAATTATTCATAATTAGTACGTATAGTGTTGGTGTTGATCACATAGACGTTAAGGCCGCCACCGAGAAGGGGATTTATGTAACTCACACGCCCGAGGTCCTCGTTGAGGCTGTGGCCGACCTGGCCATGGGATTGTTAATAGCCCTTGCACGTAAGATAGTGCTTGGTGATAGGCTAATTAGGATGGGCGGTATATACGATAAGTGGGGCTGGCTTCTTGGTAGTGAGGTTCACGGTGCCACCCTGGGTATAATAGGCTTGGGCAACATAGGTACGGCGTTGGCGAGGAGGGCTAAGGCATTTAATATGAGGGTGATTTATTGGTCGAGGACTAGGAAGCCCCACATAGAGTTTGCCCTTGGTATTGAGTACAGGCCACTGGAGTCCGTACTTACTGAGTCTGACTTTGTCGTAATAACGGTAGCCGCAACCCCCGAGACGAGGCACCTAATTAATGAGGAGCGGTTGAGGTTAATGAAGAAGACTGCGTATCTAATAAATGTGGCTAGGGGTGACATTGTGGATACGAATGCGTTGGTGAAGGCACTTAGGGAGGGTTGGATAGCGGGTGCGGCATTAGACGTATATGAGGAGGAGCCACTACCCAGTGCTCATGAGTTAACGAAGTTCGACAATGTCGTGTTAACGCCGCATATAGGGTCTGCGACCTACGAGACCAGGGAGAGGATGGCTGAGGTTGCCGTTAGAAACTTAATAAACATATTGATGGGTAAGAGACCGCTGTATCTAGCTAATCCTGAGGTTCTTTCGGTTAGGCCGCTTCAAGCTTTAATATGA
- a CDS encoding nucleoside-diphosphate kinase: MIERTLVIIKPDAVKRGLIGEIIARFERAGLRIVAMKMIRLSKEEAAKFYPSDENWLRSVGSKSLKSYSEIGKDPKVDLGTDDPVEIGKIIRGWLADYLSMGPIVVMVLEGNRAVEVVRKIVGSTTPYSSPPGTIRGDYSVDSPDLANLEKRALFNLVHASDSPREAEREIKFFFREDEFVDYS, encoded by the coding sequence ATGATTGAGAGAACCCTGGTAATAATTAAGCCTGACGCAGTTAAAAGGGGATTGATTGGGGAGATAATTGCTAGGTTTGAGAGGGCGGGCTTGAGGATCGTTGCTATGAAAATGATTAGACTTAGTAAGGAGGAGGCCGCCAAGTTTTATCCAAGTGATGAGAATTGGCTTCGCTCAGTGGGTAGTAAGTCCTTGAAGTCCTACTCCGAGATTGGGAAGGATCCAAAGGTTGACCTGGGAACCGACGATCCAGTGGAGATTGGGAAGATAATTAGGGGTTGGCTTGCCGATTACCTATCAATGGGCCCAATAGTTGTAATGGTGCTGGAGGGTAATAGAGCGGTTGAGGTTGTTAGGAAGATCGTGGGCTCAACAACGCCGTACTCATCACCGCCAGGTACGATTAGGGGCGACTACTCCGTGGATAGCCCAGACCTGGCAAATCTGGAGAAGAGAGCATTATTCAACCTAGTCCATGCCAGCGATAGCCCTAGGGAGGCGGAGAGGGAGATCAAGTTCTTCTTCCGTGAGGATGAATTCGTAGATTATTCATAA
- a CDS encoding DNA topoisomerase IV subunit A, which yields MAKNRDEVLKVLEDWGNSVTNTILNNEEPILEIPSRTLSNTIWDPKKKMLVLGPEKLRRRFLDLKESKRFMQTMLMLRLIVQAIREGVYPTIRDLYYNGKHTMEFKADIINKVIRENTWDEQSESNAVIEDIEVATGILREEMGLSADVKGKVVGPIIVRSKGFEIDATKLGDTALSLPPNPDDLDIVKVEANYVLVIEKDAIFQRLNREGFWNKESCLLITAKGMPDRATRRFVRRLNEEYGLPVYVLTDGDPYGWYIYSVYKSGSIKLSYESDRLATPEAKFVGVTATDIRTYKISDEYVIKATDRDLKRAQELLRYPWFQSDHWKKEIELFLRTKKKVEIEALSTHGLRFLHDYLIDKIHGNKFID from the coding sequence GTGGCTAAGAACAGGGATGAAGTACTTAAGGTTCTTGAGGATTGGGGTAATTCCGTAACAAACACAATACTCAATAATGAGGAGCCAATCCTCGAAATACCATCGAGAACGCTCAGCAACACGATCTGGGACCCAAAGAAAAAGATGCTGGTGCTCGGCCCTGAGAAACTGAGGAGGAGATTCCTCGACCTCAAGGAGTCCAAGAGGTTCATGCAAACCATGCTAATGCTTAGGCTAATAGTTCAGGCGATTAGGGAAGGCGTCTACCCAACAATAAGGGACCTATACTACAACGGTAAACACACCATGGAGTTTAAGGCGGACATAATAAATAAGGTCATTAGGGAAAACACGTGGGATGAACAGTCAGAGTCCAATGCGGTAATTGAGGATATTGAGGTGGCCACGGGAATACTCAGGGAGGAGATGGGGCTTTCGGCAGATGTTAAGGGTAAGGTTGTAGGGCCGATAATCGTTAGGTCAAAGGGCTTCGAGATTGACGCTACGAAACTTGGTGATACCGCATTGAGCCTTCCACCGAATCCGGACGATCTAGACATTGTTAAGGTTGAGGCTAATTACGTGCTCGTTATTGAGAAGGACGCGATATTCCAAAGGCTCAATAGGGAGGGCTTCTGGAATAAGGAGAGTTGTCTATTAATTACGGCTAAGGGCATGCCTGATAGGGCAACGAGGAGGTTTGTTAGGAGACTTAATGAGGAATATGGGTTACCCGTTTACGTACTGACTGACGGCGATCCATACGGGTGGTACATATACAGCGTTTATAAGAGTGGTTCGATAAAGCTCAGCTATGAGAGTGATAGGTTGGCGACGCCCGAGGCCAAGTTCGTGGGTGTTACAGCAACGGACATACGCACTTATAAGATTAGTGATGAGTACGTGATAAAGGCTACGGATAGGGATTTGAAGAGGGCCCAGGAATTACTCAGGTATCCCTGGTTCCAGAGTGATCATTGGAAGAAGGAGATTGAGCTCTTTCTAAGGACTAAGAAGAAGGTTGAGATTGAGGCCTTATCAACGCATGGCCTGAGGTTCCTCCATGATTACCTAATTGATAAGATACACGGTAATAAATTTATTGATTAA
- a CDS encoding DUF504 domain-containing protein, whose protein sequence is MVTIRDVLNKLKWTNQIDNYVVVFISRGSPNNEEVVDLSRVVSISRDGFTYISSSGKETYIPYHRVVEIRRKDGTVIFRRNVPH, encoded by the coding sequence ATGGTGACGATTAGGGACGTATTAAACAAGCTTAAGTGGACTAATCAAATTGATAATTACGTCGTCGTCTTCATATCAAGAGGTTCGCCAAATAATGAGGAGGTTGTTGACTTATCGAGGGTGGTCTCAATAAGTAGGGATGGATTTACATACATCAGTAGTAGTGGTAAGGAGACGTACATACCCTATCATAGGGTTGTGGAGATTAGGCGTAAGGATGGCACCGTGATATTTCGCAGAAACGTACCTCACTAA
- a CDS encoding glucose 1-dehydrogenase yields the protein MKAVTVVPLVKDSLVLRDMPKPSPKRGQVLLSPIEVGVCGTDKDIIEGKYGAPPPGEEYLILGHEAVAEVVELGDGVDNVGVGDIVVPTVRRPTTCTLPVTELDYCPRGTYAEHGIWYLHGFAAEFAVTDSQYLVRVPKEAIDVAVLTEPLSIVEKGIDLAIRLGKARFESWSPRRVLIMGAGPIGMLALMVMRLRGFTDVTVTATRPYDSLKAKLVKEIGATYVNTNVDQISGEFDIVIEATGSTNAAYEALRHLGADGVAVLLGIYLDSKNVNIGPLLDDWRKNKLIIGATNASIRAFEMGVSDLVKAKFEFGGWVRKLITKEVTLDEYEYAYNWGHEDIKSVIQIRSL from the coding sequence ATGAAGGCTGTTACGGTAGTTCCATTGGTAAAGGACTCATTGGTATTAAGGGATATGCCAAAGCCATCACCTAAGCGCGGCCAGGTTTTGCTAAGTCCAATTGAGGTTGGTGTTTGTGGTACGGATAAGGATATTATTGAGGGTAAGTATGGAGCGCCACCACCTGGTGAAGAGTACCTTATTCTTGGTCATGAGGCTGTGGCTGAGGTTGTGGAGCTTGGTGATGGTGTTGATAATGTGGGTGTTGGCGACATCGTAGTACCAACAGTGAGAAGACCAACAACGTGCACCTTACCAGTAACAGAGTTAGACTATTGTCCAAGGGGTACATACGCAGAACACGGCATATGGTACTTACACGGATTTGCCGCCGAATTCGCCGTGACTGACTCCCAGTACCTGGTTAGGGTTCCTAAGGAGGCCATAGATGTCGCTGTGCTCACGGAGCCACTAAGCATCGTTGAGAAGGGCATCGACTTGGCGATAAGGCTTGGTAAGGCAAGATTTGAGTCCTGGAGTCCAAGGAGGGTTTTAATAATGGGTGCGGGGCCCATCGGCATGCTGGCATTAATGGTCATGAGACTTAGAGGCTTTACTGACGTAACCGTAACGGCTACGAGACCTTACGACAGCCTAAAGGCAAAGCTCGTTAAGGAGATAGGCGCAACCTACGTCAATACTAATGTCGATCAAATAAGTGGCGAGTTTGACATAGTCATTGAGGCTACCGGCTCGACTAATGCGGCATATGAGGCATTAAGGCATCTAGGTGCTGATGGTGTAGCCGTATTACTGGGCATTTACCTAGATAGTAAAAATGTTAATATCGGACCGTTACTAGATGATTGGAGGAAAAATAAGCTGATAATCGGTGCGACCAACGCAAGCATAAGGGCCTTCGAGATGGGAGTCTCAGACCTGGTTAAGGCGAAGTTCGAGTTCGGCGGTTGGGTTAGAAAGTTAATAACGAAGGAAGTGACGCTGGATGAGTACGAGTACGCATATAATTGGGGCCATGAGGACATAAAGTCCGTAATACAGATAAGAAGTTTATGA
- a CDS encoding cyclase family protein gives MSQTLRELINQLMNKRLIMIDLSHELYNGMPTYPGDPPFNHEYVKVGKNYGESTLSKISAGLHSGTHIDLPRHFVPSGLTAESLPLTDFIAYGVILDLSYKKHGEAITANDLRRFDSRIQHNYAVMLYTGFSKTWGTEEFLYNWPYLDRSGADYLVTKGIKVVGIEALSIAGWPGKEGYPYPPRVSRDDVVYVHYKLLSSGVYIIEGVTNLDVALNTCKDGEGLFIFMPLKIRGAEGSPLRLVMLCEPG, from the coding sequence ATGTCACAGACATTAAGAGAATTAATCAACCAATTAATGAACAAGAGACTCATTATGATAGACCTATCGCATGAACTATACAATGGAATGCCCACCTACCCTGGCGATCCACCCTTTAACCATGAGTATGTCAAGGTTGGGAAAAACTATGGTGAATCAACATTATCAAAAATATCCGCCGGACTCCATAGTGGTACGCACATAGACCTGCCACGTCACTTTGTACCGAGTGGCTTAACTGCGGAGTCACTACCATTAACGGACTTCATAGCCTACGGCGTAATACTAGACCTGAGCTATAAGAAGCATGGTGAAGCCATAACGGCCAATGACCTGAGGAGATTCGATAGTAGAATACAGCACAATTACGCAGTAATGCTGTACACGGGCTTCTCAAAGACCTGGGGTACAGAGGAATTCTTATATAACTGGCCGTACCTCGACAGGTCAGGGGCGGATTACCTAGTCACTAAAGGGATTAAGGTTGTGGGTATTGAGGCACTTAGCATAGCTGGTTGGCCGGGTAAGGAGGGTTATCCATACCCACCCAGGGTTTCTAGGGATGATGTGGTGTATGTTCACTATAAATTATTATCAAGCGGAGTTTACATAATAGAGGGCGTTACCAACCTAGACGTTGCATTAAATACGTGTAAGGATGGTGAGGGGTTATTCATATTCATGCCACTTAAGATTAGGGGTGCTGAGGGTTCGCCACTACGATTGGTAATGCTATGCGAACCAGGGTAA
- a CDS encoding carbon-nitrogen hydrolase family protein, which yields MLRIHLLQYSSKLGDVEFNLNRLIKAMETLCVGDGADLIVTPELYLPGYMSRDMFFQIAEPIGGKTITRLVMEARRRNCHVIVGFAERNEDTHVLYNTAVAVGPDGVLAVYRKRHLPSYGVFDEYRYFGIGKGDIPVININDHKVGIAICYDAFYPEVSRVMMLKGAEVHVYISAAPDMSRIHFETFMVARALENVAYTVYVNTVGQYDGLGFFGGSHVVNPLGNVLIKAKYYEEDVKTIEIDPSDIVNYRSHRPILKDLDPSDVDLVVRAFNEYINPKLPEIKVKEREVTAISSYK from the coding sequence ATGCTTAGGATACACCTGCTTCAATACAGTAGTAAGCTTGGTGATGTGGAGTTCAACCTAAATAGGTTGATTAAGGCCATGGAAACACTCTGTGTGGGTGATGGTGCTGATTTGATAGTGACCCCCGAGCTTTACCTACCGGGTTATATGTCTAGGGACATGTTCTTTCAAATTGCGGAGCCAATAGGTGGTAAGACAATTACGAGACTCGTCATGGAGGCCAGGAGAAGGAATTGCCACGTTATTGTTGGGTTTGCGGAGAGGAATGAGGATACCCACGTGCTTTATAATACGGCGGTTGCCGTGGGACCCGACGGCGTACTAGCCGTTTATAGGAAGAGGCACCTACCATCATATGGAGTGTTTGATGAGTATAGGTACTTCGGCATTGGTAAGGGCGACATCCCCGTTATTAATATCAATGACCATAAAGTTGGCATTGCAATATGCTACGATGCATTTTACCCAGAGGTCTCGAGGGTCATGATGCTGAAGGGTGCGGAGGTGCATGTATACATAAGCGCGGCCCCAGACATGTCGAGGATTCACTTTGAGACGTTCATGGTAGCCAGGGCACTTGAGAACGTGGCATACACGGTTTACGTGAACACTGTCGGTCAATACGACGGGCTTGGATTCTTCGGCGGTAGTCACGTAGTTAATCCATTGGGTAATGTGCTCATTAAGGCTAAGTATTATGAGGAGGATGTGAAGACTATCGAGATAGACCCAAGCGACATCGTTAATTATAGGAGTCATAGACCAATACTTAAGGATCTCGATCCAAGCGATGTGGATCTCGTAGTAAGGGCATTTAACGAGTATATCAATCCGAAGTTACCTGAAATTAAGGTTAAGGAGAGGGAAGTCACAGCAATCAGTAGTTATAAGTAA
- a CDS encoding NAD+ synthase produces MPKITLENLIRIDYEYVTQRIIDFIRSYVRDAGASGAVIGLSGGVDSSVTAYLLVKALGRDNVIGLILPYKTTPPEDIRDAKYVAETLGIKYYYIDIGRIRNAFAESIPGFDESDKIAVGNLLPRIRMTLLYYFANRFNKVVAGTGDKSELLIGYFTKYGDGGVDILPIGDLYKTQVRYLGKYLGLPDNIAFKPSSPRLWEGQTAEGELGVKYEDVDVILHALVDYRMSVEQAAEATGKPIELVQAVWRRVLNTEHKRKPPIVPRVSMRTLGIDWRMPVNKTGVSELME; encoded by the coding sequence GTGCCCAAAATAACCCTTGAGAACTTAATACGCATTGACTATGAGTACGTAACGCAGAGGATTATTGACTTCATTAGGTCATACGTTAGAGATGCGGGTGCGTCCGGCGCAGTCATTGGACTTAGTGGTGGTGTTGATTCCAGCGTTACTGCATACCTACTCGTTAAGGCCCTAGGCAGGGATAACGTTATTGGGCTGATACTGCCTTATAAGACGACACCGCCTGAGGACATTAGGGATGCTAAATACGTAGCTGAGACCCTAGGGATTAAGTATTACTACATAGACATTGGAAGGATTAGGAATGCCTTCGCCGAGTCAATACCTGGGTTTGATGAGAGTGATAAGATAGCCGTTGGCAACCTCCTCCCTAGGATTAGGATGACACTACTCTATTACTTCGCCAATAGGTTCAATAAGGTGGTGGCGGGTACCGGAGATAAGAGCGAGTTATTAATTGGGTATTTCACGAAGTACGGTGATGGCGGTGTCGATATATTGCCAATCGGTGACCTATACAAGACGCAGGTTAGGTACCTGGGCAAGTACCTGGGCTTACCCGACAATATCGCCTTCAAACCATCAAGCCCAAGGCTTTGGGAGGGTCAGACAGCCGAGGGTGAGCTCGGTGTTAAGTATGAGGATGTTGATGTGATTCTACATGCGCTTGTTGATTATAGGATGAGTGTTGAACAGGCTGCTGAGGCAACGGGTAAGCCCATCGAGCTTGTGCAGGCCGTGTGGCGCAGGGTATTGAATACTGAGCATAAGAGAAAGCCGCCAATAGTGCCTAGGGTTTCCATGAGGACCTTAGGAATCGACTGGAGGATGCCCGTGAATAAAACTGGAGTGAGCGAGCTCATGGAATAA
- the dph5 gene encoding diphthine synthase, translating into MGQEAPTLYIVGLGLSPANITAEALEVIRSVDVVFLEMYTSKGPAEFMDQLRSIRGDLIQVSRRDLEDMNSEIIMRVLEGGRNAALLVIGDPMIATTHAVIAVIAKRRGFNVRVINSVSIVCAVLSQLGLSPYKLGPVATITYPRMGVLSMRAYEVLSDNLIRGLHTILLLDIKDDGSFMSASEAVELLKKMEDNGKLGIISKDLAVVYAARIGWGNQSIKVSTIEDVPNIGETPHTIVIPGLLNPVEQEYLVNVLGADEELIRRHMAFINKMVKRGPLV; encoded by the coding sequence GTGGGTCAGGAAGCACCAACGCTGTATATTGTTGGTCTTGGATTGAGCCCTGCTAATATTACGGCTGAGGCATTGGAGGTAATACGTTCAGTAGATGTGGTATTCCTGGAGATGTACACGTCGAAGGGACCTGCCGAATTCATGGATCAACTAAGAAGCATTAGAGGAGACCTAATCCAGGTTTCAAGGAGAGATTTAGAGGATATGAATAGCGAGATAATAATGAGGGTACTAGAGGGTGGTCGTAATGCGGCTCTCCTCGTTATTGGCGATCCAATGATAGCCACGACGCATGCGGTCATAGCCGTTATTGCCAAGAGGAGGGGCTTCAACGTTAGAGTCATTAACTCCGTAAGTATTGTCTGTGCAGTGCTTAGTCAACTTGGGTTATCGCCGTATAAACTTGGTCCTGTGGCAACCATAACATACCCAAGAATGGGTGTGTTGAGTATGAGGGCCTATGAGGTATTAAGTGATAATCTTATTCGTGGGCTTCACACGATATTGTTGCTTGATATTAAGGATGATGGCAGCTTCATGAGTGCGAGCGAGGCTGTGGAGCTTCTTAAGAAGATGGAGGATAATGGCAAATTGGGTATTATAAGCAAGGATTTAGCAGTAGTATATGCCGCAAGGATTGGTTGGGGTAATCAAAGTATTAAGGTATCGACAATCGAGGATGTGCCTAACATTGGAGAGACGCCGCACACGATAGTAATCCCAGGCCTACTTAATCCAGTGGAGCAGGAGTACCTGGTCAATGTCCTGGGCGCTGATGAGGAGTTGATACGTAGGCACATGGCGTTTATTAATAAGATGGTTAAGAGGGGCCCCTTGGTTTAG
- the moaA gene encoding GTP 3',8-cyclase MoaA: MLIDNYGRPWLKLRIVVNSVCNYRCIFCHFEGQGKFLSRELSAEDIGFVASVAKELGVDDFKITGGEPLLRRDIVKVVDEISKVGPKDLSLTTNGYLLDVYAEELLNHGLRRLNISLHSLDRRKYKFITGVDALDKVLENIDYVSGLGFKQIKLNMVVLRGLNTDEIPMMIRFAAKYGFVLQLIELMPMGDGFPVFARYYDDLSDIINWLNKHGKLLGTRKDLHNRPIYEVDGVKVEIVKNYNNPAFCAGCTTMRLTSDGRLKTCLYKEPVVDLWPYIKARDREGLMKAMMYANSLRKPNFVEGASGDLSRIRIRVRVGSLVY; this comes from the coding sequence ATGTTAATTGATAATTATGGGAGACCCTGGTTGAAGCTTAGGATTGTGGTCAACAGCGTATGTAACTACAGATGTATCTTTTGTCACTTTGAGGGGCAGGGCAAGTTTCTGAGTAGGGAGTTAAGTGCTGAGGACATTGGTTTTGTGGCATCTGTGGCTAAGGAGTTGGGTGTTGATGATTTTAAGATAACGGGTGGTGAGCCGTTGCTACGTAGGGATATTGTTAAGGTTGTGGATGAAATAAGTAAGGTTGGTCCTAAGGACCTATCATTAACAACCAATGGTTATTTACTTGATGTTTATGCCGAGGAACTGCTTAATCATGGGTTACGTAGATTAAACATATCTCTCCATTCATTAGATCGTAGGAAGTATAAGTTCATAACTGGGGTTGATGCCTTAGATAAAGTTCTTGAGAATATTGATTATGTGAGCGGGCTGGGTTTTAAGCAAATAAAGCTAAACATGGTTGTACTAAGGGGGCTTAACACAGATGAGATACCAATGATGATAAGGTTTGCCGCTAAGTACGGCTTCGTCCTTCAGCTAATAGAGTTAATGCCCATGGGTGATGGCTTCCCCGTATTTGCCAGGTACTACGATGACCTGAGCGACATAATTAATTGGTTGAATAAGCACGGTAAGTTGCTGGGGACTAGGAAGGATCTTCATAATAGGCCCATTTACGAGGTTGACGGGGTTAAGGTTGAGATAGTTAAGAATTATAATAACCCAGCATTCTGTGCGGGATGTACGACGATGAGGTTAACAAGTGATGGTAGGTTAAAGACCTGCCTATACAAGGAGCCCGTGGTTGATCTATGGCCATACATAAAGGCAAGGGATAGGGAGGGTTTGATGAAGGCGATGATGTACGCGAACTCACTAAGGAAGCCTAATTTCGTGGAGGGTGCATCTGGTGATTTGAGTAGGATAAGGATTAGGGTGCGTGTTGGGAGTCTCGTTTATTGA
- a CDS encoding GTP cyclohydrolase I, with amino-acid sequence MIRTIKAGPVDYVHLETSFSAICPVDHNIDNYVIEVDYKPTCSDGGCIYMELNSLREYLDGFKDRVIYHEDLINELINEFVRTLNPIEITVTLTSNYKGIKYVIRRSINKRDSQHAP; translated from the coding sequence ATGATAAGGACAATAAAGGCAGGACCTGTTGATTATGTACATCTTGAGACATCCTTTTCAGCAATATGCCCGGTGGATCACAACATTGATAATTACGTCATTGAGGTGGACTATAAGCCAACATGCAGTGATGGTGGTTGTATCTATATGGAATTGAACAGCCTCAGGGAGTACTTAGATGGATTTAAGGATAGGGTCATTTATCACGAGGACCTAATTAACGAGTTAATAAATGAGTTCGTAAGGACCCTAAACCCAATTGAAATAACGGTGACCCTCACAAGTAATTATAAAGGCATTAAATACGTAATAAGACGAAGTATCAATAAACGAGACTCCCAACACGCACCCTAA
- a CDS encoding NUDIX hydrolase: protein MGSYNVDKLRRIVKNDRPTPDNEHLWAAVAVIYNPCLNAILIGKRTENPEDPWSGDAAFPGGRFKPAKDRDLVETAIREAKEEVGLDLTKDAELLGVLDPFSPSNAPNINVVPVIFSLKDCNPQLTINRAELSKVFWLDINDIMKYVKLDVNIKGRTRPAIIMGDVTIWGMTYRILRRLLRDAFGIDLPKDPRDTY from the coding sequence ATGGGATCGTATAATGTTGATAAATTGAGGAGGATTGTGAAGAATGATAGGCCAACACCAGATAATGAGCACTTATGGGCCGCCGTCGCCGTTATTTACAATCCATGCTTAAATGCAATCCTCATAGGTAAGAGAACGGAGAATCCTGAAGATCCCTGGAGTGGGGATGCGGCATTTCCCGGTGGTAGGTTTAAGCCTGCTAAGGATAGGGATCTGGTGGAAACAGCAATTAGGGAGGCTAAGGAGGAGGTTGGTCTTGACCTCACAAAAGACGCAGAACTACTTGGGGTTTTGGATCCATTCTCACCAAGCAATGCTCCTAACATCAATGTTGTACCGGTAATATTTTCATTAAAGGATTGCAATCCTCAACTAACGATAAATAGGGCTGAGTTGTCGAAGGTGTTTTGGCTGGATATTAATGATATTATGAAGTATGTTAAGTTGGATGTTAATATAAAGGGTAGAACGAGGCCTGCAATAATCATGGGTGATGTAACGATATGGGGCATGACGTATAGGATACTACGTAGATTATTAAGGGATGCCTTTGGTATTGACTTACCGAAGGATCCAAGGGACACTTATTGA